From Callospermophilus lateralis isolate mCalLat2 chromosome 5, mCalLat2.hap1, whole genome shotgun sequence, a single genomic window includes:
- the LOC143400259 gene encoding olfactory receptor 2T27-like codes for MTSLENHTVAEFFLLGLLQHTPAHFCVFVLISIMFFVTLTGNSLLILLMLVDPLLHTPMYFFLWQLSLIDILFTIAIVPKMMSDFLLHKTAISVSGCGTQIFLGLALGGTECILLGLMSYDRYVAICKPLHCLLHMNWTLCRQMALSSWVSGAFNALVHTVYTMKFPFCGPREIHHFYCELPGVLQLSCEDTLAYETGVLISTTILLLIPFSVILASYILILVTIIHMASAEGRKKAFSACSSHLVVVSLYYGAIIFMYMRPISSHTPGQDKVVSVFYTIVTPMLNPLIYSLRNKDVVGALRKTLWKCSACGKT; via the coding sequence ATGACAAGTTTGGAGAACCACACTGTGGCCGAGTTTTTTCTTCTGGGACTGCTTCAGCACACACCAGCTCACTTTTGTGTCTTCGTGCTCATCTCCATCATGTTCTTCGTCACTCTGACAGGAAACAGCCTCCTCATCCTGCTGATGCTGGTGGACCCCCTTCTGCACACTCCTATGTACTTTTTCCTGTGGcagctctctctcattgacatccTGTTCACAATTGCAATTGTCCCCAAGATGATGTCTGACTTCCTTCTGCACAAGACTGCCATCTCTGTGTCTGGCTGTGGGACACAAATCTTCCTGGGATTGGCCTTGGGTGGAACTGAGTGCATCCTTTTGGGACTCATGTCCTATGACCGATATGTGGCCATCTGTAAGCCTCTCCACTGCTTGCTGCACATGAACTGGACCCTCTGCAGGCAGATGGCACTGAGCTCATGGGTGAGTGGTGCTTTCAATGCCTTGGTACACACTGTCTACACCATGAAGTTCCCTTTCTGTGGACCCAGAGAAATCCATCATTTTTACTGTGAACTCCCTGGTGTCCTGCAGCTCTCTTGTGAGGACACCTTGGCATATGAGACAGGGGTGTTGATCAGTACCACTATTCTGCTTCTCATTCCATTCTCCGTCATCCTTGCCTCCTACATACTCATCCTGGTCACCATCATCCACATGGCTTCTGCCGAGGGGAGGAAGAAAGCTTTCTCCGCCTGCTCCTCTCACTTGGTGGTGGTCAGCCTATACTATGGCGCCATCATTTTCATGTACATGAGGCCAATCTCTTCCCATACTCCAGGCCAAGATAAAGTTGTGTCTGTCTTCTACACCATTGTGACACCAATGCTCAACCCCTTGATCTATAGTCTTCGAAATAAGGATGTCGTGGGAGCCCTGAGAAAAACTCTATGGAAGTGTTCAGCATGTGGGAAAACGTGA